A window of Pedobacter lusitanus contains these coding sequences:
- a CDS encoding putative sugar nucleotidyl transferase — translation MNINLFDDHTALSLRPLTFTRPVADLRIGILTIAEKWEKYSSAAAGFCTAEYLTAKYKMHSNADTYINGSVCPDKQLFEAIATLHPGQVLSKGDITLACKTNPGEVPDLTKLNLLHTIQYDGVFTRIVFPEDIFRNNDLQLRADFELLTKGRVSAKLSATNTVLGDQIFVEEGVQAECATFNTLTGPVYLGKNSQVWEGCHIRGSFALGEGSRVKMGTKIYGQTTIGPFSTVGGEINNAVIWGYSSKGHEGYLGNSVLGQWCNIGADTNNSNLKNNYAEVKLWDYEQTAFRKTGLQFCGLIMADHVKCGINTMFNTGTVVGVSANVFGSGYPKNFIPDFAWGGVQGFDIYSLEKMFETAEKVFERKNVEFNQIEKDILSSVFDLTSIYRSF, via the coding sequence ATGAACATTAATTTATTTGATGATCACACTGCTCTTTCTTTAAGGCCGCTTACTTTTACCAGGCCTGTGGCCGATTTACGGATTGGAATACTGACCATAGCGGAAAAATGGGAAAAGTATTCATCTGCCGCTGCAGGTTTTTGTACTGCAGAATATCTTACTGCTAAATATAAAATGCATAGTAATGCAGATACCTATATTAATGGTTCTGTATGCCCGGATAAGCAGCTTTTTGAAGCAATTGCTACATTACATCCTGGTCAGGTTCTCTCTAAAGGAGACATTACACTAGCCTGTAAAACCAACCCGGGTGAGGTACCTGATTTAACAAAGCTTAATTTACTCCATACAATTCAATATGACGGGGTTTTTACCCGGATCGTATTTCCTGAAGATATCTTTAGAAATAACGATTTGCAGCTACGTGCAGATTTTGAGCTTTTAACAAAGGGAAGAGTTTCTGCTAAACTGAGTGCAACTAATACTGTGCTTGGAGATCAGATTTTTGTTGAAGAGGGTGTGCAGGCAGAATGTGCTACTTTTAATACGCTGACAGGGCCTGTTTATCTGGGGAAAAATTCACAGGTATGGGAAGGCTGTCATATCAGAGGTTCTTTTGCGCTTGGCGAAGGTTCAAGAGTAAAGATGGGAACCAAGATTTACGGACAGACTACCATTGGACCATTTAGTACGGTAGGTGGTGAGATTAATAATGCGGTAATCTGGGGCTATTCTTCTAAAGGACATGAGGGGTATCTGGGGAATTCTGTGCTGGGGCAATGGTGTAATATCGGAGCTGATACCAATAATTCCAATCTAAAGAATAATTATGCAGAAGTTAAGCTGTGGGATTATGAACAGACTGCTTTCAGAAAGACGGGGCTTCAATTTTGCGGCTTAATTATGGCTGATCATGTGAAATGTGGTATAAATACGATGTTTAATACAGGAACTGTGGTTGGTGTAAGTGCAAACGTGTTCGGTTCTGGGTATCCAAAGAACTTTATCCCCGATTTTGCGTGGGGAGGAGTACAGGGATTTGATATTTATAGCCTTGAAAAAATGTTTGAAACCGCAGAAAAAGTCTTTGAACGTAAAAATGTTGAATTTAATCAGATAGAAAAAGATATATTGTCATCAGTTTTTGATTTAACGTCAATTTATAGATCTTTTTAA
- the iscU gene encoding Fe-S cluster assembly scaffold IscU yields MAYSEKVMEHYTNPRNVGTLNKDSKSVGTGLVGAPECGDVMRLQIEVDENNVITDAKFKTFGCGSAIASSSLATEWLKGKTVDEAMTIDNMDIVEELALPPVKIHCSVLAEDAIKSAINDYRVKNGMEPIALPKSHH; encoded by the coding sequence ATGGCATACTCAGAAAAAGTAATGGAACACTATACCAACCCGCGTAATGTTGGTACATTAAATAAAGACAGTAAATCAGTTGGTACAGGATTAGTAGGCGCACCAGAGTGCGGTGACGTAATGCGCCTTCAGATTGAAGTTGATGAAAACAATGTAATTACTGATGCAAAGTTTAAAACGTTTGGCTGTGGTTCTGCAATTGCATCTTCTTCTTTAGCAACTGAATGGTTAAAAGGTAAAACTGTTGATGAAGCCATGACGATTGACAATATGGACATCGTTGAAGAATTAGCTTTGCCACCAGTAAAAATTCACTGTTCAGTATTGGCAGAGGACGCGATTAAGTCAGCGATCAATGATTACCGTGTTAAAAATGGCATGGAACCAATTGCATTGCCTAAATCACATCACTAA
- a CDS encoding type B 50S ribosomal protein L31, which produces MKKDLHPSNYRFVVFKDMSNEYSFLTKSCVETKESVTWEDGNEYPLYKLEISHTSHPFYTGKMKLVDTAGRIDKFKTRYAKK; this is translated from the coding sequence ATGAAAAAAGATCTTCACCCTTCAAACTATAGATTCGTAGTATTTAAAGATATGTCTAACGAATACTCTTTTTTAACTAAATCTTGCGTTGAGACAAAAGAATCTGTGACCTGGGAAGATGGTAACGAGTACCCTCTTTATAAATTAGAGATCTCACACACTTCTCACCCTTTCTATACTGGTAAAATGAAACTGGTAGATACAGCTGGTCGTATCGATAAATTTAAAACACGTTACGCTAAGAAATAA
- a CDS encoding IscS subfamily cysteine desulfurase: MELPIYLDNNATTPLDPRVLEAMLPYFTTKFGNAASRNHAFGWVAEEGVDYAREQAAKLIGCTEKEIIFTSGATEADNLGIKGVFEMYQDKGNHIITATTEHKAVLDTCKHLEKLGAKVTYLQVKEDGLIDLAELEAAMTEQTILVTIMYGNNEIGVVQPIKEISAIAHKFGALFMTDATQAVGKIPVDVNADGIDLLAFSAHKMYGPKGVGVLYVRRKNPRVKVTAQMDGGGHERGMRSGTLNVPGIVGLGKACELCRLEMDAEATRLSALRDKLESALTVMEESYVNGNTQHRLPHVANISFKYVEGEGLMMAMKDLAVSSGSACTSASLEPSYVLKSLGLSDDLAHSSIRFGLGRFTTEEEIDYAIENTKKAVNHLRDLSPLWEMFKEGIDLSKIEWAEH; the protein is encoded by the coding sequence ATGGAACTTCCTATTTATCTAGATAATAACGCAACAACCCCCCTTGACCCAAGAGTGCTTGAAGCAATGTTACCTTACTTTACCACCAAATTTGGTAATGCTGCCAGCCGTAACCATGCCTTTGGCTGGGTTGCAGAAGAAGGTGTTGATTATGCACGTGAGCAGGCTGCTAAATTAATTGGCTGCACTGAAAAAGAAATCATTTTCACTTCAGGAGCTACAGAAGCAGACAACCTTGGTATTAAAGGTGTGTTTGAGATGTATCAGGATAAAGGTAATCATATAATTACAGCCACTACTGAACACAAAGCAGTTCTGGATACCTGTAAACATCTGGAGAAACTAGGTGCAAAAGTCACTTATCTTCAGGTAAAAGAAGATGGTTTAATTGATCTTGCTGAATTAGAGGCAGCAATGACAGAACAAACTATTCTGGTTACTATTATGTATGGTAACAATGAAATCGGTGTTGTTCAGCCAATCAAAGAAATTTCTGCAATTGCACATAAGTTTGGTGCTTTGTTTATGACAGATGCTACTCAGGCTGTTGGTAAAATTCCTGTAGATGTAAATGCTGACGGAATTGACTTACTGGCTTTCAGCGCTCACAAAATGTACGGACCTAAAGGTGTAGGTGTATTATATGTACGCCGTAAAAACCCAAGAGTTAAAGTTACTGCACAAATGGACGGTGGTGGTCATGAGCGTGGTATGCGTTCAGGAACATTAAATGTTCCGGGAATTGTTGGTTTAGGTAAAGCCTGTGAATTATGCCGTCTGGAAATGGATGCAGAAGCAACCCGCCTTTCAGCATTGAGAGATAAGCTGGAAAGCGCACTGACTGTAATGGAAGAAAGTTATGTGAATGGTAATACACAACACCGTTTGCCACACGTAGCTAACATCTCTTTCAAATATGTTGAAGGTGAAGGATTAATGATGGCAATGAAAGATCTGGCGGTTTCTTCGGGATCTGCCTGTACTTCAGCTTCACTGGAGCCTTCTTACGTATTAAAGAGCTTAGGTCTTTCTGATGATCTTGCTCACTCTTCTATCCGTTTTGGTTTAGGCCGTTTTACAACAGAAGAAGAAATTGATTACGCTATTGAAAATACCAAAAAAGCAGTAAATCATTTAAGAGACCTTTCTCCACTTTGGGAAATGTTTAAAGAAGGAATTGATCTAAGTAAAATTGAATGGGCTGAGCACTAA
- the mce gene encoding methylmalonyl-CoA epimerase, with product MNKIEHIGIAVKDLDTSCDLYEKLLGTAAYKRESVASEGVDTAFFRTGENKIELLAASAEDSPIASFIGKRGEGIHHIAFDVDDIYAEMKRLKNEGFVLLNEEPKFGADNKLICFVHPKGTNGVLIELCQEIKK from the coding sequence ATGAATAAAATAGAACATATTGGTATAGCTGTAAAAGATCTTGATACATCCTGTGATCTTTATGAAAAGTTGCTGGGAACAGCTGCTTATAAGCGTGAATCTGTAGCCTCGGAAGGAGTAGATACTGCGTTTTTCAGAACCGGAGAAAATAAGATTGAACTGCTTGCGGCTTCAGCAGAAGATAGCCCTATAGCTTCTTTTATAGGAAAGAGAGGTGAAGGGATTCATCATATTGCATTTGATGTGGATGATATTTATGCGGAAATGAAAAGATTGAAAAATGAAGGTTTTGTACTCTTAAATGAAGAACCTAAATTTGGTGCCGACAATAAGCTGATTTGCTTTGTTCATCCTAAAGGGACAAACGGAGTACTGATTGAGTTATGTCAGGAAATAAAAAAATGA
- the prmA gene encoding 50S ribosomal protein L11 methyltransferase, whose protein sequence is MQYIQVTFSFKLIEEYQQDLLISELAEIGFNTFEDTENGFSAFIDTDSYSKENLTGALAEFEGEFEYTYTVTEIAAENWNEEWEKNFEPLIIDQTCYVRATFHPSQPTYKYEIVIDPKMAFGTGHHQTTTMMMQYILETDYTGKHVLDMGCGTGILAILAAKKGAEELVAIDNDDVCYLSTIENSALNNIHNITALCGGKETIPVRAYDIILANINRNILLDQIPVYAGVLKSGGEIFFSGFYESPDLQMIKDACAQLDINYLDHKKIGDWVAARFIKA, encoded by the coding sequence ATGCAGTACATTCAAGTCACATTCAGCTTTAAGCTTATCGAGGAGTATCAACAGGATTTATTAATCAGTGAACTAGCTGAAATCGGATTCAATACATTTGAAGATACAGAAAATGGTTTTTCCGCATTTATTGATACGGATAGCTATAGCAAAGAAAATCTAACCGGAGCGCTCGCAGAATTTGAAGGTGAATTCGAATATACTTACACTGTAACAGAAATTGCAGCAGAAAACTGGAACGAGGAATGGGAGAAAAATTTTGAACCTCTTATTATCGATCAGACCTGCTATGTAAGAGCTACTTTCCATCCTTCACAGCCAACCTATAAATATGAGATCGTCATCGATCCTAAAATGGCTTTTGGAACTGGTCATCATCAAACGACAACTATGATGATGCAATATATCCTTGAAACTGACTATACCGGGAAGCATGTGTTGGATATGGGCTGTGGAACAGGAATACTGGCAATCCTTGCTGCTAAAAAAGGTGCAGAGGAACTGGTTGCAATTGATAATGATGATGTTTGTTATCTGAGTACTATAGAAAATTCAGCATTAAACAATATTCATAATATCACAGCTTTATGTGGTGGAAAAGAAACTATTCCAGTTCGGGCTTATGATATCATCCTGGCTAATATAAATCGTAATATTTTACTGGATCAGATTCCTGTTTATGCAGGGGTATTAAAGAGCGGAGGTGAGATTTTTTTTAGTGGATTTTATGAGTCTCCTGATCTGCAGATGATTAAGGATGCTTGTGCGCAATTAGATATAAATTATCTTGATCATAAAAAGATAGGAGACTGGGTAGCCGCCAGATTTATAAAGGCATAA
- a CDS encoding UDP-N-acetylmuramate--L-alanine ligase, translating into MRIHFIAIGGSAMHNLAIALHKKGFVVSGSDDLIFEPSASRLSRYGILPKTMGWHEESITTDLDAVILGMHALIDNPELLRAQELGIKVYSYPEYIYEQTKDKLRVVIGGSHGKTTITSMILHVLNYYKKDFDYLVGAQLEGFDTMVKVTDSAPLIIIEGDEYLASPIDRRPKFHLYKANIAVISGVAWDHVNVFPTFENYLHQFELFIDTIEPGGKLFYCETDKELHTLVRNSRKQIVKTGYQIPAHHVNNGITYLLPENLPLKIFGDHNLMNLSAAKLVCQEIGISEIDFNQAITSFKGASKRLELLNAENNTNVYKDFAHSPSKLRATIEAVKSQFEERKLVACIELHTFSSLNKNFLLQYEDTMIRADNPIVYIDIKTFQQKKIKPFTEIDVQTAFNSDKLTFFDNASTLEQYLRELNFNQTNLLLMSSGNFGGIDLVKLARELNT; encoded by the coding sequence ATGCGAATACATTTTATTGCTATTGGTGGAAGTGCAATGCACAATCTTGCAATAGCTTTGCATAAGAAAGGTTTTGTAGTAAGTGGTTCTGATGATTTAATCTTTGAACCATCAGCGAGCAGACTTTCCAGATATGGAATTTTACCCAAAACAATGGGCTGGCATGAAGAATCAATCACCACTGATCTGGATGCTGTCATTCTGGGAATGCACGCACTTATTGATAATCCTGAATTACTCAGAGCACAGGAGCTTGGTATTAAAGTCTATTCTTATCCGGAATATATCTATGAGCAAACTAAAGATAAACTGAGAGTAGTTATTGGCGGTAGTCACGGTAAAACAACGATTACGTCAATGATTTTGCATGTACTTAACTATTATAAAAAAGATTTTGATTACCTGGTAGGAGCCCAGCTGGAAGGATTTGATACGATGGTCAAGGTGACAGATTCGGCTCCGTTGATTATCATCGAAGGAGATGAATATTTAGCTTCTCCAATTGACAGAAGACCAAAATTTCATTTATATAAAGCAAATATTGCTGTGATTAGTGGTGTCGCCTGGGATCATGTTAATGTATTTCCTACATTTGAAAATTACCTTCATCAGTTTGAGCTTTTTATTGATACAATTGAGCCGGGAGGTAAATTATTTTATTGCGAGACCGACAAAGAATTACACACCCTTGTGAGAAATTCTCGTAAACAAATTGTTAAGACAGGATACCAAATTCCTGCACACCACGTTAACAATGGTATAACTTATTTACTACCGGAAAATTTGCCATTGAAAATTTTTGGTGACCATAACCTAATGAATTTAAGTGCAGCGAAATTGGTTTGTCAGGAAATTGGTATCAGCGAGATAGACTTTAATCAGGCAATTACCTCATTTAAAGGGGCTTCAAAGCGCCTTGAGTTGTTAAATGCCGAAAATAACACCAATGTTTATAAAGATTTTGCACATTCCCCATCAAAATTGAGAGCTACCATTGAGGCGGTAAAGTCGCAATTTGAGGAAAGAAAGTTAGTTGCTTGTATAGAATTACACACATTTAGTAGTTTAAATAAAAATTTTTTACTGCAATATGAAGATACGATGATCCGGGCAGACAATCCTATCGTATATATAGATATAAAAACATTTCAACAAAAAAAAATTAAGCCTTTCACAGAAATAGATGTTCAAACAGCATTTAATAGCGATAAGCTTACTTTTTTTGACAATGCCTCTACTCTTGAGCAATACTTAAGAGAATTAAATTTTAACCAGACCAACCTTTTGCTAATGAGCTCAGGTAATTTTGGAGGGATAGATTTAGTTAAACTGGCACGTGAGTTGAATACTTAA
- a CDS encoding helix-turn-helix domain-containing protein, whose amino-acid sequence MNIIGKNIRQLRQKNGWSQGEVAKRLNISIPAFSKIETGITDINISRLAQIANLFEVSTMDIISKEGENPQSVNFEEINNLKAKLSLREEEIIKLQKKVIDLYEEIREK is encoded by the coding sequence ATGAACATCATCGGTAAGAACATCAGACAGCTCCGTCAGAAAAATGGATGGAGTCAGGGCGAAGTAGCTAAAAGACTTAACATCTCTATTCCTGCATTTTCAAAAATTGAAACAGGAATTACAGATATTAATATCTCAAGGCTGGCTCAGATTGCTAATCTTTTTGAAGTCTCTACAATGGACATTATTTCTAAAGAAGGAGAAAATCCTCAGTCCGTTAATTTTGAAGAGATCAATAATCTGAAAGCGAAGCTATCACTGAGAGAAGAAGAGATCATTAAACTTCAAAAGAAGGTTATTGATCTTTACGAAGAAATCAGAGAAAAATAG
- the tpiA gene encoding triose-phosphate isomerase, whose translation MRKKIVAGNWKMNTDYAEGISLFSEIVNIVRDEKKGDQIAIICAPFIHLNSLPKLGGDTVKIGAQNCHQKESGAFTGEISAKMIKSVGCEYVIIGHSERRQYFAENDALLADKTNIALANHLLPIFCIGETLDERNNGNFFEILKGQLENGLFHLSAEDFSKVVIAYEPVWAIGTGLTATAAQAQEVHEFIRAEVAGTYGEETAEKTSILYGGSCTPKNAPELFAQKDIDGGLIGGASLKSRDFADIVKTFNS comes from the coding sequence ATGAGAAAGAAAATAGTAGCAGGAAATTGGAAAATGAATACGGACTATGCAGAAGGTATTTCATTATTTTCAGAAATCGTTAACATCGTAAGAGATGAAAAAAAAGGCGATCAGATTGCTATCATATGTGCTCCGTTTATCCATTTAAACAGCTTACCAAAATTAGGAGGAGATACCGTTAAAATTGGTGCTCAGAACTGTCATCAGAAAGAAAGCGGTGCTTTCACAGGAGAGATCTCAGCCAAAATGATTAAATCAGTTGGTTGTGAATATGTGATCATCGGACATTCAGAGCGTCGTCAGTATTTTGCTGAAAATGATGCTTTACTTGCTGATAAAACTAATATTGCTTTGGCTAATCATCTGTTACCTATTTTCTGTATTGGTGAGACATTAGACGAAAGAAATAATGGTAATTTCTTTGAAATCTTAAAAGGGCAATTAGAAAATGGTCTTTTCCATTTGAGTGCTGAAGATTTTTCAAAAGTAGTTATTGCTTATGAACCGGTTTGGGCTATAGGTACAGGTTTAACTGCTACTGCGGCACAGGCACAGGAAGTACATGAATTTATACGTGCTGAAGTTGCTGGTACTTATGGTGAAGAAACTGCAGAAAAGACTTCTATTTTATATGGAGGAAGCTGTACACCTAAGAATGCTCCTGAATTATTTGCACAAAAAGATATTGACGGCGGACTAATCGGAGGAGCTTCCCTTAAATCCCGTGATTTCGCTGATATAGTTAAAACGTTTAATTCTTAA